The following proteins come from a genomic window of Iamia sp. SCSIO 61187:
- a CDS encoding isochorismate synthase MenF encodes MATPASGGSRLVAITRPLDRDVDVAAVAGAGGLLFARADGTSLGGRGEAVRLPLADAAAALAAADVDDPVARPGSGPVAVGALPFRPGAPADLVVPATAVVRSADGTTWLTTVGTEAAPPPDPATIDLDALVALAPPPPGPGRFDVASARPPADWCAAVADATARIRDGQLEKVVLAREIVVTADAAIDVAAVVRRLRLGFPGCYVYLVDGFVGASPELLVAREGSEVRSQPMAGTAPRRGDPVADADAVARLQASTSYRHEHQVTIDAVYDALVPFCSYLDFEAEPSVVALPNVTHLATTVAGQLSSPPPSVLDLVAALHPTPAVCGRPREAALAVIDELEGFDRGPYAGAVGWTDRHGHGEWAVAIRSAVIDGTTARVFGGNGIVGDSDPPTELTETRAKLQAILGVLVRP; translated from the coding sequence TGGACCGCGACGTCGACGTGGCCGCCGTGGCCGGGGCCGGCGGGCTCCTGTTCGCCCGCGCCGACGGCACGTCGCTCGGGGGGCGGGGTGAGGCCGTGCGCCTCCCGCTGGCCGACGCCGCCGCCGCCCTCGCCGCCGCCGACGTCGACGACCCCGTCGCCCGCCCGGGCAGCGGTCCCGTCGCCGTCGGCGCCCTCCCCTTCCGGCCCGGCGCCCCGGCCGACCTCGTCGTCCCCGCCACCGCGGTCGTCCGATCCGCCGACGGGACGACCTGGCTGACCACCGTCGGCACCGAGGCGGCGCCCCCGCCCGACCCGGCGACGATCGACCTCGACGCCCTCGTCGCCCTGGCGCCCCCTCCCCCGGGGCCCGGTCGCTTCGACGTCGCCAGCGCCCGCCCGCCCGCCGACTGGTGCGCCGCGGTCGCCGATGCCACCGCCCGCATCCGGGACGGGCAGCTGGAGAAGGTCGTGCTGGCCCGCGAGATCGTGGTCACCGCCGATGCCGCCATCGACGTGGCCGCCGTGGTCCGCCGCCTCCGTCTCGGGTTCCCGGGCTGCTACGTGTACCTGGTCGACGGCTTCGTCGGGGCCAGCCCCGAGCTGCTCGTGGCCCGGGAGGGTTCGGAGGTGCGCTCGCAGCCGATGGCCGGCACCGCCCCCCGGCGGGGCGACCCGGTGGCCGACGCCGACGCCGTGGCCCGCCTCCAGGCGTCGACCTCGTACCGCCACGAGCACCAGGTCACCATCGACGCCGTCTACGACGCCCTGGTGCCGTTCTGCTCCTACCTCGACTTCGAGGCCGAACCGTCGGTCGTCGCCCTGCCCAACGTGACCCACCTGGCCACGACGGTCGCCGGACAGCTGTCGTCGCCCCCGCCGTCGGTCCTCGACCTGGTCGCCGCCCTCCACCCGACCCCGGCGGTGTGCGGCCGACCCCGCGAGGCCGCGCTCGCCGTCATCGACGAGCTCGAGGGCTTCGACCGGGGCCCCTACGCCGGCGCCGTGGGCTGGACCGACCGCCACGGACACGGCGAGTGGGCCGTCGCCATCCGCAGCGCAGTGATCGACGGGACCACGGCCCGGGTCTTCGGCGGCAACGGCATCGTCGGCGACAGCGACCCGCCCACCGAGCTGACCGAGACCCGGGCCAAGCTCCAAGCCATCCTCGGCGTCCTCGTCAGGCCCTGA
- a CDS encoding DUF222 domain-containing protein has product MEMVCDPTTAEGLDALDAAVDRLQTAGVTPVDDADARALTIRLENVARRVQSLQIDLVAEIDRTGVHAADGHASAKVMVRHHANLSTREAARRAACAKALRSLPTVGAAFAEGAIGRCQVERIARAHANPRVRDAVEANEASFATEAATDTYRVFDQKVREWVSLLDEDGTRDRDQAAHDKRDARLHQNFDGGWEITGRCGSLVGAELWSIFNAQLKAETLADWDKARAEHGDAATQADLPRTDAQRRFDALEEIFRSAAAHHATSAGGSQVVTNVVIDQPTFEHIAARLAGIDPTPVDDAFKLFPAIGRRCSTLDGNPIEPTAAVAAALIGHIRRVVVGSDSVVIDLGRKSRLFTGPAALAVKLSSTTCYWPGCHVPVTDCQSDHLTPWSDQGGRNGDGGGSTNPRNGGPACGRHNRLRTHGYTTWRDPTGTWHITRPDGTEIT; this is encoded by the coding sequence ATGGAGATGGTGTGCGATCCGACGACGGCCGAGGGCCTCGATGCCCTCGACGCGGCCGTCGACCGGTTGCAGACCGCCGGGGTCACCCCCGTCGATGATGCCGATGCCCGGGCTCTGACCATCCGGTTGGAGAACGTGGCCCGCCGGGTCCAGTCACTCCAGATCGACCTCGTGGCCGAGATCGACCGCACCGGGGTCCACGCCGCCGACGGCCACGCCTCGGCCAAGGTGATGGTCCGCCACCACGCCAACCTCTCGACCCGGGAAGCAGCCCGGCGGGCCGCCTGTGCCAAGGCCCTCCGGTCCCTGCCCACCGTCGGGGCCGCGTTCGCGGAGGGGGCCATCGGTCGCTGCCAGGTCGAACGGATCGCTCGCGCCCATGCCAACCCGCGGGTCCGGGATGCGGTGGAGGCCAACGAGGCCTCCTTCGCCACCGAAGCCGCCACCGACACCTACCGGGTCTTCGATCAGAAGGTCCGCGAGTGGGTGAGCCTCCTCGACGAGGACGGCACCCGCGACCGCGACCAAGCCGCCCACGACAAGCGCGACGCCCGGCTGCACCAGAACTTCGACGGCGGCTGGGAGATCACCGGCCGCTGCGGGTCGTTGGTCGGCGCCGAGCTGTGGTCGATCTTCAACGCCCAGCTCAAGGCCGAGACCCTCGCTGATTGGGACAAGGCCCGCGCCGAGCACGGCGACGCCGCCACCCAGGCGGACCTGCCCCGCACCGACGCCCAGCGCCGCTTCGACGCCCTCGAGGAGATCTTCCGCTCCGCCGCCGCCCACCACGCCACCAGCGCCGGTGGGTCGCAGGTGGTGACCAACGTGGTCATCGACCAACCCACCTTCGAACACATCGCCGCCCGCCTCGCCGGCATCGACCCCACCCCCGTCGACGACGCCTTCAAGCTCTTCCCCGCCATCGGCCGGCGGTGCTCCACCCTCGACGGCAACCCCATCGAGCCCACCGCCGCCGTCGCCGCCGCATTGATCGGCCACATCCGCCGGGTGGTCGTCGGCTCCGACTCGGTCGTGATCGACCTCGGCCGCAAGAGCCGCCTCTTCACCGGCCCCGCCGCCCTGGCCGTCAAGCTCTCATCGACCACCTGCTACTGGCCCGGCTGCCACGTCCCCGTGACCGACTGCCAAAGCGACCACCTCACCCCCTGGAGCGACCAGGGAGGACGCAACGGAGACGGTGGAGGGAGTACCAACCCCCGCAACGGGGGACCCGCCTGCGGGAGGCACAACCGACTCCGCACCCACGGCTACACCACCTGGCGCGACCCCACCGGCACCTGGCACATCACCAGACCCGACGGCACCGAGATCACCTGA
- the menD gene encoding 2-succinyl-5-enolpyruvyl-6-hydroxy-3-cyclohexene-1-carboxylic-acid synthase, giving the protein MDTRPQDVAATYCATLVDEWARAGVRAAVVCPGSRSTPMALALHGDERIAVHVHHDERAGAFTALGIGLATGRPAIVLTTSGTAAAEVHAAVVEAHQASVPLIVVTADRPAELADVGAPQTIAQVGLYGSAVRWADAPGVPDHAARGTWRARASRAVGEAVGGGGAGRPGPVHLDLAFREPLVGTPADLPPGRPDGAPWLVTSPVRRTADVDALAAVLRQGRRGVVVAGTEPGEPLDGPRSVGAAAPRIAAALGWPLLLDARVRGRIDRGGSPEAVVVGTADALLREPDVAATLRPDVVVHLGAPVASRVVNEWVTGADAVEVRVGAHGWIDPAHRTALHVPTSAAALVDALDARDVTLAPDTEPGWTDRWRAAEGAAQDELDGGLVGETLTEPGTARTVLAALHDGEALVVSSSMPVRDLEWYGRPRGGVAVHANRGANGIDGVVSTAVGVALATGAPTACLIGDVALLHDSTALIGVAGRGITLTIVVVDNDGGGIFSFLPQASDPGGAPFEDLFGTPHGVDLRVLAAAHSLMTIEPATAAEVGPAVRASLEAGGVRLVRVGTDRTANVDVHRRLHAAVADAVRPLVAPPRS; this is encoded by the coding sequence GTGGACACCCGGCCCCAGGACGTCGCCGCGACCTACTGCGCCACCCTGGTCGACGAGTGGGCCCGGGCCGGGGTGCGCGCCGCCGTCGTCTGCCCGGGGAGCCGCTCGACGCCGATGGCCCTCGCCCTCCACGGTGACGAGCGGATCGCCGTCCACGTCCACCACGACGAGCGGGCCGGTGCCTTCACCGCCCTCGGCATCGGCCTGGCGACCGGGCGGCCGGCGATCGTGCTCACCACCAGCGGCACGGCGGCGGCCGAGGTCCACGCCGCCGTGGTCGAGGCCCACCAGGCCAGCGTGCCCCTCATCGTCGTCACCGCCGACCGCCCGGCCGAGCTGGCCGACGTCGGCGCCCCCCAGACGATCGCCCAGGTCGGGCTGTACGGGTCCGCCGTCCGGTGGGCCGACGCCCCCGGCGTGCCGGACCACGCGGCCCGGGGCACGTGGCGGGCCCGGGCCAGCCGCGCCGTCGGCGAGGCCGTCGGCGGCGGCGGGGCCGGGCGGCCGGGGCCGGTCCACCTGGACCTGGCGTTCCGGGAGCCCCTCGTCGGGACGCCCGCCGATCTGCCCCCCGGGCGGCCCGACGGCGCGCCCTGGCTGGTGACGAGCCCCGTGCGCCGCACCGCCGACGTCGATGCCCTCGCCGCCGTCCTGCGTCAGGGACGGCGGGGGGTGGTCGTGGCCGGGACGGAACCGGGCGAGCCCCTCGACGGACCTCGTTCGGTCGGTGCCGCCGCTCCCCGCATCGCCGCCGCCCTCGGCTGGCCGCTCCTGCTCGACGCCCGGGTGCGGGGCCGCATCGACCGAGGCGGATCGCCCGAGGCCGTCGTCGTGGGCACCGCCGACGCCCTGCTCCGGGAGCCCGACGTGGCCGCCACCCTCCGCCCCGACGTCGTCGTCCACCTCGGGGCGCCCGTGGCCTCCCGCGTCGTCAACGAGTGGGTGACCGGAGCCGACGCCGTCGAGGTCCGGGTCGGGGCCCACGGCTGGATCGACCCCGCCCACCGCACCGCGCTCCACGTCCCCACCTCGGCCGCCGCCCTCGTCGATGCCCTCGACGCCCGGGACGTGACCCTCGCCCCCGACACCGAGCCGGGCTGGACCGACCGGTGGCGGGCGGCCGAGGGGGCGGCGCAGGACGAGCTCGACGGCGGGCTCGTCGGCGAGACCCTCACCGAGCCGGGCACCGCCCGCACCGTCCTGGCCGCCCTGCACGACGGCGAGGCCCTGGTGGTGTCGTCGTCGATGCCGGTGCGGGACCTCGAGTGGTACGGCCGGCCCCGTGGCGGTGTCGCGGTCCACGCCAACCGGGGCGCCAACGGCATCGACGGGGTGGTCTCCACCGCCGTCGGGGTCGCTCTGGCGACGGGGGCGCCCACGGCCTGCCTCATCGGCGACGTCGCCCTCCTCCACGACAGCACCGCCCTGATCGGCGTCGCTGGGCGCGGCATCACCCTCACGATCGTCGTGGTCGACAACGACGGCGGGGGGATCTTCTCGTTCCTGCCCCAGGCGTCCGACCCCGGCGGCGCCCCCTTCGAGGACCTGTTCGGCACCCCCCACGGGGTCGACCTGCGGGTCCTGGCCGCCGCTCACAGCCTCATGACGATCGAGCCGGCCACCGCCGCGGAGGTCGGACCGGCGGTGCGGGCCTCGCTGGAGGCCGGCGGTGTGCGGCTCGTCCGCGTCGGCACCGACCGCACCGCCAACGTCGACGTCCACCGCCGCCTCCACGCCGCCGTCGCCGACGCCGTCCGTCCCCTGGTCGCCCCGCCTCGCTCCTGA
- a CDS encoding alpha/beta fold hydrolase, with the protein MPRVVLLHGFTQTSVSWRPVVERLGPDVDVVAPDLPGHGTAGAVRLDLAGTAARVADVGGPATYVGYSMGGRVALRLALDRPDLVTGLVLVGATAGIDDAAERAARREADEALARRIEADGVEPFLERWLAQPLFAGLTPASDDLAARRANTAEGLAASLRLSGTGTMDPPWWDELGRVDAPTTIVVGERDAKFRTLGRRLAAGIGPTARLVVVAGAGHACHLEVPGSVAAVISPGT; encoded by the coding sequence GTGCCGCGGGTCGTGCTCCTCCACGGGTTCACCCAGACATCGGTGAGCTGGCGGCCGGTCGTCGAGCGCCTGGGGCCCGACGTCGACGTCGTCGCCCCCGACCTGCCCGGCCACGGGACGGCCGGCGCGGTCCGCCTCGACCTGGCCGGGACCGCCGCCCGGGTGGCCGACGTCGGGGGGCCGGCCACCTACGTCGGGTACTCGATGGGCGGGCGCGTCGCCCTGCGCCTGGCCCTCGACCGGCCCGACCTGGTCACCGGGCTGGTCCTGGTGGGCGCCACCGCCGGCATCGACGATGCCGCCGAGCGGGCCGCCCGGCGGGAGGCCGACGAGGCCCTGGCCCGGCGCATCGAGGCGGACGGCGTCGAGCCCTTCCTCGAGCGCTGGCTGGCCCAGCCCCTCTTCGCCGGCCTCACCCCCGCCTCCGACGACCTCGCCGCCCGCCGGGCCAACACCGCCGAGGGCCTGGCCGCCTCGCTGCGCCTCAGCGGCACCGGGACCATGGACCCGCCCTGGTGGGACGAGCTCGGCCGGGTCGACGCTCCCACGACGATCGTGGTCGGCGAGCGCGACGCCAAGTTCCGCACCCTCGGCCGGCGCCTGGCGGCGGGCATCGGGCCCACCGCCCGGCTCGTCGTGGTCGCCGGGGCCGGGCACGCCTGCCACCTCGAGGTCCCCGGGTCCGTGGCGGCCGTCATCAGCCCGGGAACCTGA
- a CDS encoding 1,4-dihydroxy-2-naphthoate polyprenyltransferase: MTAPAPTATPRGWRLWLAGARPRTLPAAVVPVAVGTACAVGRVDGGLIWWRAGCALVVALALQVATNYANDYSDGIRGTDDDTRRVGPVRLVGQGLARPGAVKRAAAASFGVAGVAGAALAAAVGPELLVVGVLAIAAGWFYTGGPRPYGYAGLGEAFVFTFFGVVATAGSTYVQVEGLDGLGLAASVPVGFLATALLVTNNLRDIPGDNEVGKRTLAVRLGDRRTRSLFVALVVGAFVAVPLVAGLGGRPAGAAALVAVLLAQKPVVAVLSGARGPALIPVLAATGRVQLAFGALFAAGLALGG; this comes from the coding sequence GTGACCGCACCCGCCCCCACCGCCACCCCCCGGGGGTGGCGCCTCTGGCTGGCGGGGGCCCGGCCCCGGACCCTCCCCGCCGCCGTCGTGCCGGTGGCGGTGGGCACGGCGTGCGCCGTCGGCCGGGTCGACGGGGGCCTGATCTGGTGGCGGGCCGGGTGCGCCCTCGTGGTCGCGCTAGCCCTCCAGGTCGCCACCAACTACGCCAACGACTACTCCGACGGCATCCGGGGCACCGACGACGACACCCGCCGGGTGGGCCCGGTGCGGCTCGTGGGTCAGGGCCTGGCCCGCCCGGGCGCCGTCAAGCGGGCGGCGGCGGCGTCGTTCGGCGTGGCCGGGGTGGCGGGGGCGGCGTTGGCCGCGGCCGTCGGCCCCGAGCTGCTGGTCGTGGGCGTCCTGGCCATCGCCGCCGGCTGGTTCTACACCGGCGGCCCCCGCCCCTACGGCTACGCCGGCCTCGGGGAGGCCTTCGTGTTCACCTTCTTCGGGGTGGTGGCCACCGCCGGGTCGACCTACGTGCAGGTCGAGGGGCTCGACGGGCTGGGCCTGGCCGCCTCGGTCCCGGTCGGGTTCCTGGCCACCGCCCTGCTCGTCACCAACAACCTGCGGGACATCCCCGGCGACAACGAGGTCGGCAAGCGGACCCTCGCCGTGCGCCTGGGCGACCGCCGGACCCGGTCCCTCTTCGTCGCCCTCGTCGTGGGCGCCTTCGTCGCCGTGCCCCTCGTGGCCGGGCTGGGCGGGCGCCCGGCCGGGGCCGCCGCCCTGGTGGCCGTGCTGCTGGCCCAGAAGCCGGTGGTCGCCGTCCTGTCCGGCGCCCGGGGCCCGGCGCTGATCCCGGTGCTCGCCGCCACCGGGCGGGTCCAGCTGGCCTTCGGCGCCCTCTTCGCCGCCGGCCTGGCCCTCGGCGGCTGA
- the menB gene encoding 1,4-dihydroxy-2-naphthoyl-CoA synthase, with the protein MVDPADASRSVTPALAWEPAGEWDDIRYETAPAFPDGDGGGLIAKITIDRPEVRNAFRPHTVEELVVAFDRAREDPDVGVVVLTGEGPLAFCSGGDQRARGDSGYVGDDAVGQRGVGRFLVTDLHVQIRRLPKPVVAMVAGYAVGGGHVLHVLCDLTIAADNATFGQTGPRVGSFDGGFGASVLARQIGQKRAKEIWFLCRQYGAQQALDWGLVNAVVPLEELEAETVRWCQDMMRLSPFALRLLKASFHADEDGLAGLQQLAHDTNLLFYGSEEAQEGRDAFKQKRRPEFEKFPKRP; encoded by the coding sequence ATGGTCGATCCCGCCGACGCCTCCCGTTCCGTCACGCCCGCCCTGGCCTGGGAGCCGGCGGGGGAATGGGACGACATCCGCTACGAGACGGCGCCCGCCTTCCCCGACGGGGACGGCGGGGGGCTGATCGCCAAGATCACCATCGACCGCCCCGAGGTCCGCAACGCCTTCCGGCCCCACACGGTCGAGGAGCTGGTCGTCGCCTTCGACCGGGCCCGCGAGGACCCCGACGTGGGCGTCGTCGTGCTGACCGGCGAGGGGCCCCTCGCCTTCTGCAGCGGCGGTGACCAGCGGGCGCGCGGCGACTCCGGCTACGTCGGCGACGACGCCGTCGGCCAGCGCGGCGTCGGACGGTTCCTGGTCACCGACCTGCACGTCCAGATCCGGCGCCTGCCCAAGCCGGTGGTCGCCATGGTCGCCGGCTACGCCGTCGGCGGCGGCCACGTCCTCCACGTCCTCTGCGACCTCACCATCGCCGCCGACAACGCCACCTTCGGCCAGACCGGGCCCCGGGTCGGCTCGTTCGACGGCGGGTTCGGGGCGTCGGTCCTGGCCCGCCAGATCGGCCAGAAGCGGGCCAAGGAGATCTGGTTCCTCTGCCGCCAGTACGGCGCCCAGCAGGCCCTCGACTGGGGCCTCGTGAACGCCGTGGTCCCGCTCGAGGAGCTCGAGGCCGAGACCGTCCGGTGGTGCCAGGACATGATGCGCCTGTCGCCGTTCGCCCTGCGGCTGCTCAAGGCCAGCTTCCACGCCGACGAGGACGGCCTGGCCGGGCTCCAGCAGCTGGCCCACGACACCAACCTGCTGTTCTACGGCTCCGAGGAGGCCCAGGAGGGCCGGGACGCCTTCAAGCAGAAGCGGCGCCCGGAGTTCGAGAAGTTCCCCAAGCGGCCGTGA